Sequence from the Paenibacillus tundrae genome:
ACGTAGCGTGCGATCACCTTTATTTGTACGCACAATAACGCTATCTAGAGAGGATCGAATTATGGTTACATACGTATGTCTCACCATATTGTTTCTTTTTGTCCTAATTAGAGCAGTTCGATTCTATCTTCACAACCGGAAGCCTGTGACCCGAGAAGATTCAGATCGCACGCTGTACACTATACTGAACGGTGAGCGTGATTAGAGCATGAGCACAAAACAAGTGGTTTCTATTAGACCTTTTAACCGGACGACATATGCCTTTGAAAAGTTGCGTGTGTGCAAGCGATGTGGACAATATACCTGCTTATGGGAAGATGAATGCACATCCTGTGGCCGCAGCACACTGATTCATGTTCAGGTGCATGCTGGCTCACGGGTTAAGCGCCGGATCGCTCGTGATTTCCTATTTACGATTATTCTGGGGTCTGCTGCTACCTATTTTGGTGAGACGACTGACCAAACGATGCTAGCTGCAACCGTGTCTCTACTGCTCATCGGATGGCTCATCTATATTCATAAACGCGCCTTTCCTGTTCAACAACTCCGCCAGATGAAGCGGTTGTTGTACGAGGATCGGGAAAACATTCGTCAGGGCATCAACCGCAACTGGGCGCTAGTCGCCGAAGCCCGCCAGGAGGATGAAGCTCTCGCATACGAGATGCTGCGTGAGATTGGCTCACTCGTATACAATGATCGAATTCGTCTCCAGCAAGTGGCTCTACTTCAATCCTTCGTCCTCCGCAGTGACATGGATTTACAGTTAAAACCACTGCTGCTTCGTAATTTTGAGCGGCTGCTCGCCGAATATATTGGTGAGATTGCTCGGATCAAGCCAGATCTGATTCGTGAAGATGCCATTCGTTACATCGCTACGTACGAGGTGCATATTTTACAGCTACACAATGGCATTCAGATCCTAACTGCAGTGGCGGCCGCGGCTGTACGCAAAAGCAAATATATTGAGTTATTCCCTAGTCTTATTACCCGCTACGCCCGCTTTATTCCCAAGGATCGCTTCATGCGCTTGTATCACACCATAGAACGCTACCCCCACAAAGCGCGAGGTGGACTGGCAGAATCAGTAGGTCGGATATATGACGAGAAATATCGAGATAATTACGCAGACGGGCATGTATAGAAATGAGATATGGACGATGTCATGTCATTTAGTACAAATTGACTCCCTGCATATAGACGAATAAAAGTATACCCACCCCTGCAATTATATCGGCAACAGGTGTGGGATACTTTTAATCAGATACGAGGTGATGAAATAACACGATTCTACAAACAGTCCAGGAGTACTTTAATTCGCATTGTTCATCGAGTAGTATATATGCAGATTAAGAGGGACAGCATTTTGCGGAGGTTAAAGAGGCCAATAACGTTAAGGTAAGCAAATTCTGACTTTTATAGTCCATAGAAGGATCAGGCTTTAGAGGCGAAACAACCCGTTATATTATCATTGTTAGCTCCTCATTTTCGTATCGGCATCGGCAATTCAACGTTTAGGCTCTATTATCATGATGTGAGTTTCCTTTTCGGCAGAAGGCTTCTGTTCAGACCCTCCTGGGACAACAAAGAGCTCACCTTTAGAAATTTTCACTTGTCCATCACGAAAATCAATCAACATCTCCCCTTCAAGAACGATAAACACCTTATCATCACCTTCATGATTATGCCACTCAAAATCGCCCTGAATTTTAACAAGCTTTAAATCATAGTCATTCAATTCACCAATAACTTTTGGAGACCAGAAATCGCTCATTTTAGAAAACTCGTTTTTTAGTTGAATGGATTGGTATTGCATCTTCATTCCTCCTTGTATTATGGACCGTTACAAACGCAAAAGAATTATCGTAAGGAATTGATCATATTTCGTAACGCATATTCGGTAGCTAATGGGCCGCCAGTAATCGCGGAAGTATCCATTAAATAGACATTGTCTTTCTTTACAGCATTAAGGCTGTTCCATACTTGGCTTTGTTCCAAGTTATTCATCAGCGCTTCTTTTTTTGTAATATCACCAATCAGGAAAATATGGTCTGCTTCAATCGTCGAGATTCCTTCAAACGAAGCGAATTCATTATTATTCCCTTTAAATGTCTGATCTGGTGTGAGACCTAACCCCTTTTCTGGGTCAGACGCCAGTGTATAGACAGGGTTACCTTCACCTAGAACATTGAATGTTTTTCCATCCCAAGATACGATAAGCGCCACGGTTTCTCCTGCAATCGACTTCAATGTTTCGCGCCCAGTTGTAATTTCATTCATCATTTCATCTATTACTTTTTCCGCTTTGTCCTCTCTTCCGATGATCTCGGCTACGGTACGAAGTCCATATTGCCAATCTTCATAGATGGCCTTGGTTTGTAGTGTAATGACGGGTGCAATTTTTTCTAGCGCTTCATATTGATCCTCATGGTTTTCTGTGGCAATAATTAAATCGGGGTTCATAGAAATTATTTTTTCAATACTAGGGGACATTTTATCGCCTAATTCTTCAGTAGAATCCAGCTTTCCTTTTAAATAAGTCAGAGAAGAAAGATACTCTTTATCCGTTGAAGAAGCAGGCGGCTCTTCCAATGCAACTAATATCTCAGGATAAAAATACCAGAGTGCAGCTATGTTTTTGGGCTTTGCCTCGATAACAATCTCTTTGCCTAATCCATCCTTAAATGTTCTTGGCCAATCTGCTGCATTTATTTGAACTTCTGATGTAGATCCTACATTGGCTACTGACCCTTTATTCTCAGCAGGTTTTTCATTACAACCTGTCAAAATACCTGCTAATACTATGATTAAGATCGGTAGCACGTTAACTTTCGACATATATTTATTCCTCCAATATATCCTCTGTTGTCTCCTCCCTTAGTGTAGTGCATATATTTTCAAATATGGATGGATGCCTGTTGAATTGAGTATGGATTATCGATGAACTTTCCGCGATACTGCGTGGGGGATATGCCCACTCGCTTCTTAAACACCCTGCTAAAATAAAAGGGATCTGTGATTCCAACAGCTTGTGCAATTAGTTGTACAGGCACGTTGCTTGTAACTAGCATTTTTTGCGCAATCTTTATTCGATAGTTCAGTACATATTCTGCTGGCCCCACACCTGCATGCCTTCTGAACACATAAGAAAGCCGGTTTCTATTTATATTATTTTGTTCTGTTAGTGAAGCTACTGTTATACTTTGATCATAATATTCATGAATATAACTGGATATCCGTTCAAATATAGGAAGTGATTCGGTACTATTCTGCCTGTTCGCTACACATAACAGAGCTTCATTCAGCAATTCTCGAAACAAAAGTTCTGCCTGAAATGAAGAGAGACCTCCTCGCTGATTATACGCATGCCACAGTCGCATCAATATTTCGACAAGCCGTGGAGACTGCCCTGTCAACAACTCAAAATGCTGCTGAGAAAAGCCAGCATGGTTAAAGTTATTCATCTGATATAGAACAAGGATATACTCCCAGTTCGATTCGCCAAAAACTGTATGTGCAAGTTTCATTCTTGCACCGCCATGTACAACTTTCCCTGGTGAGAAAATATAGGGTGTCCCATTAAATTGAAATTGTGTCTTGCCTCTAAGTGGAAATACAAATCCGGGAAACGAATCTGTGTATTCTGCATGGGGAACACCTGGATTTTTAGCATAACGAAATATACCCTCGACTCGAAAAGGGTTTGCTGCAAGAAATTCAGCCAACTGATTAACGTCTATTTGCACAAAGTATTCCTCCCCTCGCGATCAAATCTCTTATTCTGTATGGTAATTCAAATGATTTTGATTATCAATATCATTACATGAGTACTATCCAACCTTTAAACAGTCCTATATGTCTACTAACAAAGAATCGCGAAAAAGGATTGCGACGAAATTCCTGTCGCGACCCTCGTTAGAGAACCATATAAAGAGAATATAAATGGTTATGAATGACTTAGGGATATGGATTCGTCCTGTCTACGACCATCTCTTCCTGCTCTGAGCGGATAGATGAGAATGTATGGAATCCAAACTAACACAGTACATAATATTGCACTACCGGATAAGGAAAGGTGCATCTGTCCAATCACTGTTGTCTCATCACTTCCCCCCAGCAGGATGCTGGTACCTAGGAAATTTAGAAATGTACCGCCTGCGTAGAACAACATATGCTTCCACAGCAACCGTTTCACTAAAATATAGAACAGTACACAACCGATCATGATGATAATAGACGGCATAAGCCATTGATCCGGTTCAATACTTCCAGCCTCTGCAGCTCTTCCCATGAAATAAGCAACGCACCATTGCAGCACAAATACCAGCCAGCCTAGACCTACATTACGCGTTGATGAGTCTCGTCTCTCTTGCTCGTCTTCAGCACGCATTAGTGCGAGTAATTCTTCCTCTTCTTCCTCCGTTAATTCGTCATACTCATCGGCTTCCATTCGTTCTTCCACTCGCTCCAGATACATATCGTGCTGATGGCTCAATTGGTCTGTGTGCGAAAATGCTTCTTGATCCCGATCCATGCGGAGTCTCTTCAATAACTCTGCTTCAGGTACATAACCAACGGTATGGATCGTTGTAAACTTCAATTTGCCCGTTGGTGCAAGACGTTCGATCCATGCTTCAGCATCCTGCTCTTCATAAAATGGCACACTGTGAACTCGATCTTTCATGTTTTGCTGATATACCAAGTGAATGATAGGCATGGTTTGCAGACCCGAAGGTGCTTTATGCACATAAGCATTAAGGCGATCTATCATACGTTTGCCGTAATACACCGTTTGAATCTGAGACCAATCAAATTGGTTCTCCTCGTTCATTTTGGTATGTGGATTCCACTGGCTGTATCTAATTTGGTTATTATGCATCTGCGTCTGACTAAGGTGATTCTCCACCCACGTCTCCTGTTGTAATTGATGATAAGAACGATAGGCTAATACGCCGCCAAAAGGAATTGCACCAAGAAAGAACCACGTTAAAATGGATAGATCTACGAAAAGGAGAATAACAGGCGCAATCACGAGCAGAGCTCCGATAATCATATATGCATACAACGTGGCATAACGGAATTTCCGATACGAAGGTGACATGGATCGTTGCTTCTCGACGAGATCGTGCGAATGGGTATACATACTCATACGAAGTCCTCCTTCTAAAAAGGCGTAAATATAAGCTTTAATTCTATATGTTTTATTTCACGATAATTCATTGTGATGTCACTTGTCTTGGGTAGTGGAGGATTGATCCTCATTTTTATACAGCAATCCTTTGCGCGCCGTTAGCCGATAGTGATAAGCGATTAAAGGCAAAGCAACAAATAAGACACCTAGGAAGCTCACAACACCCATAGTATCTAACATACGTGCACCGGCACTCATATCATCTGAAGAATAGAATGAGACGCTGATAATAACCAGGTTAACCGCAGTGAATATACAATAGATCAACACATGCTTCCAGACAAAAGTCTTTGTTGACAAACCAAATATGACGCCGCCAATAACATAAACCACGATAGGAATAAGGGAAGATACCGGATTGAGATTACCTTGTTCTGCTTGCTCTTTGAGCAGTATGGCTATTCCCCATTGGAGTGCAAATACAAGCCAAGCCCAACCTACATTGCGAAAGGCTTTGACCTTCTTACGTGGAGCCTTTTTCTGTTTCTTTTCAATTTTCGCTGACTGAACACTCTCAATCTGATCCAGAATCATCTTCATCCTGCGCTCATGGTAAGCCTCGTATTGGAGCAGAACATTTCCCGTCCATGATGCCTCTTCCAGATACGGGTCTTCCTCTAGTCCGACGCTAAGCTCTTCTGAATCAAGCTTATCGTTAGAATACATCGTGAACGTTAGTGGAACATCCTGTGAGGACAGCTCATCTAACCATGCCTTAGCTTCAGTCCCTTCATAAAAACGGACGGTACAGATCTTGTTCTGCATCCCCTGACGGTAGATGATATGTATTTCCGGCAGAAACTGATAAAGCATCACATGCTCTCCAAACTTGGCCTTCTTATAGAAATGAGCATTTTTCATCGTATAACGACTCATATACACACGCTGAATAGCGGAACGGTCAAACACATCCTCTTCCGACTCACGGGTTTCCGGGTTCCACCGTATATACCGCACCTGGTAGTCGTCCATTTCCACACGATCCAAATGCCGATTCTTCCACGCATACCGACGCAATGCTCGCCATAAGACGTAGAAAAGCCATAACCCCAACGGCAGCAGAATAAGTGTCAACCAAAGCCACTCTTCCGTAAATATGGTGACCAGATAGATCGGGCCTACAATCATTGCTAATGCAATAAGCATGCCTAATCCACTCATGAGCTGTGTAAATATCCAGTAGAAAGGTTGTATTCTCCGCTGTTCCTGAATCAAACCATGTGTACTCATGTATAACCTCCTAGCCATAAAACGTTCAATATACATAACCAAGATGGGCAATTTTCCCACTTCTTGTATACCCGCCTTCTCCACCTTTGCAACAATCCATCTCTATCCTCGTAAGTGCAGTTCATCTTATAAATAATCCATAACTATCCAATACGTACCAGGATACAAAGCGTTTCTCCCACGGAAAAAAGGGCCACGGCAAACCCCTGCCGTGACCCTTGTTCGAGAACTCGGTACCGTTGTACCGGAGTCCTCTCATATATGAGCCATGCTTACATCCAGCATGGCATCATCTCTACGCCAGCATAGTTGCACCACCGCTGGCGTAATCGATCTTACCGTCCGCGACGTGAATCGCGACGGTCACCCTTCGCTGCGCCGCGCCCAGCGTTGCGCGGGTCGGCACTGCGTCCACCCCAGCCGCCGCTGCTGCTGCGCCCATCGGCGCTACGGCCACCACTACGGCTGCTGCTACGCTCGTCGCCACTACGACCACCGCGGCTGCTGCTACGCTCATCACCGCTGCGACCTGCGCCGCGTCCGCCTTGACCAGCGCCGCGACTGCTGTCGCTGCTGCGCGCAGAACCACGTCCAGCGCTACGCTCGTCCCCACTGCGGCCACCACTACGGCCACCGCTACGTCCACCGCTGCGTCCACCTTCGCTGCCGCGGGAACCACGACCACCACGACCGCCATCTCTGCGGTCGCTACGGCCTGCGCCGCGACGAGCACTGCCTGTACCAGCAGAACGTCCGCCTGAACGCTCGTCATCACCTTGACTGTTGATGGTACGACGAGTTGCTCCAGTAGAAGCTACTGGTCCTTCACTCGTCCACTGAATACGGTTCAGCTTCTGATTCGTACCTTCTTCAATACGCGCAAGCTCCGGTCTATCATGCTGTGTTGCAAAGGTAACAGCAAGACCTGTTCCACCCGCACGACCAGTACGGCCGATTCGGTGAATATAGCTTTCCGCATCATGAGGAATATCGTAGTTGAATACATGTGTTACGCCTTCAACGTCCAGACCACGTGCCGCTACATCGGTAGCAACAAGGATCTGCAATTTGGCATCACGGAATGCTTTCATGACATTCTCACGCTTGGATTGGGACAGATCCCCGTGAAGCTCATCACTTTCGTACCCTGCTTCGCGCAGATCTTGATTCAGCTTGTTGGCACGACGCTTCGTCCGACAGAAGATGATCGCGAGGTATGGGCGATACGTATCAATCATGCCACGAAGCGCATCAAACTTCCCACGATCCGTGCAC
This genomic interval carries:
- a CDS encoding cupin domain-containing protein; the encoded protein is MQYQSIQLKNEFSKMSDFWSPKVIGELNDYDLKLVKIQGDFEWHNHEGDDKVFIVLEGEMLIDFRDGQVKISKGELFVVPGGSEQKPSAEKETHIMIIEPKR
- a CDS encoding iron-siderophore ABC transporter substrate-binding protein; this encodes MSKVNVLPILIIVLAGILTGCNEKPAENKGSVANVGSTSEVQINAADWPRTFKDGLGKEIVIEAKPKNIAALWYFYPEILVALEEPPASSTDKEYLSSLTYLKGKLDSTEELGDKMSPSIEKIISMNPDLIIATENHEDQYEALEKIAPVITLQTKAIYEDWQYGLRTVAEIIGREDKAEKVIDEMMNEITTGRETLKSIAGETVALIVSWDGKTFNVLGEGNPVYTLASDPEKGLGLTPDQTFKGNNNEFASFEGISTIEADHIFLIGDITKKEALMNNLEQSQVWNSLNAVKKDNVYLMDTSAITGGPLATEYALRNMINSLR
- a CDS encoding helix-turn-helix transcriptional regulator; its protein translation is MQIDVNQLAEFLAANPFRVEGIFRYAKNPGVPHAEYTDSFPGFVFPLRGKTQFQFNGTPYIFSPGKVVHGGARMKLAHTVFGESNWEYILVLYQMNNFNHAGFSQQHFELLTGQSPRLVEILMRLWHAYNQRGGLSSFQAELLFRELLNEALLCVANRQNSTESLPIFERISSYIHEYYDQSITVASLTEQNNINRNRLSYVFRRHAGVGPAEYVLNYRIKIAQKMLVTSNVPVQLIAQAVGITDPFYFSRVFKKRVGISPTQYRGKFIDNPYSIQQASIHI
- a CDS encoding DEAD/DEAH box helicase is translated as MANFEQLGIRPEWCEILKHQGIAVATPVQERSIPVLLGGRDIIAEAQTGTGKTLAFLLPIIQKINVSDRSPQALIIAPTRELALQITEEAKKLTAIDDKLHVLAVYGGQDVEKQLRKLQNGTQIVIGTPGRLLDHLRRGTLKLDNVKKLVLDEADQMLHMGFLDDVETIIRELPHKRQTMLFSATMPKGIRMLAKNYMKDPEDVKVSSKSVIPIHQIRQQVLECTDRGKFDALRGMIDTYRPYLAIIFCRTKRRANKLNQDLREAGYESDELHGDLSQSKRENVMKAFRDAKLQILVATDVAARGLDVEGVTHVFNYDIPHDAESYIHRIGRTGRAGGTGLAVTFATQHDRPELARIEEGTNQKLNRIQWTSEGPVASTGATRRTINSQGDDERSGGRSAGTGSARRGAGRSDRRDGGRGGRGSRGSEGGRSGGRSGGRSGGRSGDERSAGRGSARSSDSSRGAGQGGRGAGRSGDERSSSRGGRSGDERSSSRSGGRSADGRSSSGGWGGRSADPRNAGRGAAKGDRRDSRRGR